Below is a window of Sporosarcina ureae DNA.
TTAATGATAGAGCCATAAGTAGCGATCCTATAATTACAACCGTCACCCGTTTTGCTTCAATGAAAAACATAGCGACCTCCTATGGTAAATAACAATTTAATGCACGAACTAGATTATATCTATTCTTGCCTCATAATGGTACCCCTAAGCAACATTTAACACAAAAACAGTCGTTTAACATGCAATTTCTTCTCCTCTCTGTCATTACTATGCCACCCATTCGTCATTTGCTCTACTACTATTACAGTTCACAAAAGTCACGTCTGTCAAAGTAAATAATGAAGCACTCGATGCTATTTCATCAGTTTATGGATTCATTTCGTAATTAGACAAAATATGCTTCCAACCGAATGTTTTTGTCAATTAGCGTCGTATATGATAGCATCCACCATTAATTCTATCGCTATTGTAAATCTACTATAAATCACAAGTCCCTATTACACTACCCCAATAACACAAATCAATTATTCGGACAGTCCGAAAGTTCCAACTATAGATTATACGGTTTAATTCAAAGAAATATCGGCTATATTTAGAGGGGGAATCAAGGAGGAAACGTACGATGAAAACAAACAAAAAGGTAAGTGAATCAAAACGAGACAAAATGATTGAGGAGCTCGTTTCAAATGGGGTATTTAAAATTGATGGGAAACAACTGTACGAATTACCGCTTCAATTATTAAAGCAGGAATATGAAGCTTTCGGACAAACTGACATTCAAATGTAAATAAAAATGAGACGCGTCCAATTGGGCACGTCTCATTTTTATTTACGCTTCTATAGTCGAAACTTTAGATTTTCTTAAAATCTTATACAGAATGATGAGTAAAACCGAAATCCCTAGCGCAATTCCTATCACGGAATATTGGAAACGAATTGTCGGGAAGCCTGCTAATTTAGCAATTCCGTCCAATATTAAAGGCGAACTGAACTGACCGATAAAAATGGAACTCGATACTATCGCAATCACACGGTCACTATGAAGTGGATTGACCAAACTTAATGCTTTAACGTTAATCATAGGGAACAAAATTCCTTGTCCAAAACCAATTACGCATGTACAAGCTAAAATGAGTGGGACAGAATGACTTAAAGCCAAACCAGTGAATGCAATCCCCATTAAGAATATACTGATTGGCATGATATAAGATTTCAAGATATCTTGTAGCTGAATCAACGTCAGGCTAGTAATCATCCCCCCTACAGTTGTAAAAGAAATCACTGTTCCTGCCAATGCTGAGCCACCTATATTGCTTTGCTCCAAGTAGAGTGCCATATTCGTGGCAACCGAATAGTAAACTAGCATAATACCTGCGGAAGCAGCTGCATAGCCAAAAACAGTTAGCGGCATTTTCCGTTTCTCTACACTCTTATCTTGTTTGAGCGGTGTGTCTTTCGGCAAGAATATAAAGACCAGAATGAAAATCACGACACCCATTAAATACACATTAAACGGAGCTCTCCAACTGATAGCCGCTAAGTAACCTGCTAGCATCATAGTGATGATTCCACCGAAGTTACTGAATGCAGAATTATAACCCATCATCTTCACTTGTTCACGGCCTCTAAAATGATCACTAATTAACGTAATCCCAAGCGGCATGACTAAGCCGACACCAGCTCCTAGCACAAATCGAAAGGCTAGTAGCATTTCAATCGTATTGGTAAACTGTGCGCCTACCCCTGCCAAGACATAAATGAATAAGCCGATTAAAGCAACTGTACGTTTCGGTATCCTTGACGTTAACCAACTAGAGATGAATGTAAATGGAATGATCAATAATGAAGGTGCCGTTAATATTAACTTGATAATTACGGGGCTGGCTTCTGGGAAGTTTGCGGCAATCAATCCAAGGGCAGGAGATATAGCGGCTCCTGCCATTACTGTTGCCATCGAGATAGAAATGATTGTTGGTTTCAACATGCGGTTCATTGGTCATCCCCCTGCTCTGGATGACGTTTTAGTTGGCGTAATACTTTTTCGGCTGACACTTTAATAGGTGAAATCTTGCGAGCATTTGTTAATAATAAGCCATGTACTAATGATAAATGATACACAGCTAATTCTTCTGCATCTCCTTCAATAAACTCCTCAGAAATTTGTCCTTTAATAATAATATGTTCAATTCTTTCGACCATGAATCGATATTTTTCCACAATTTCTTCTTTCACTTCTTGTGTTAAATAATCAGAATACAAAGCTTGCATGATCAGGATATGGCGGTGTACTCCATCACGTAATGAGCCAGAGTGAGTTGCTTCAGTGAGCCATTCCAATTGTTTTAAAGGACTGTCATGTTTTTCCTCTGCTTTATCAACTATATGGACGAATTCAGTTAATAACTCGAGAATCACTGTGACGTACAGGTCTTCTTTTGATTTGAAGTAGTGGTAAAACAAGCCATGACTTTGTTCGGCCTTGTTTGTAATGTCACTAATTTTTGTTGCTGCATATCCTTTCGTACCAAATAATACGATAGCGGCTTCTTTTAGTTGTTGCTGTCGATTGTCGCGTAGCTCTTTAAATTTTTCACTTGTTCGAGAAGACATAAGGTTTTTTCAACTCACTTCTTTTATTGATTGACTGACGAGTCAACGCCGAACAGCTTACTGTTCCTATGGGGTCTTGTCAACTAATAATAATTAAAGTGATACCACGGTATCATGAATAAACAGCATAGGTATGCACTTATAGTGGGTTTTTTTTATTTACTTTGCAAAAAAATGAAGAACATGAGACTGGGACATAACTAGGAAATAGTCCGCTCCGGTACACTCCTATATCTTAAAAGTTACTTTTATAAATATGTAGTCAAAAAAATGCACGAAGGAAAAGAATAATCCTTCATGCATTTTTTGGGGTTTAGTCCCAGCCACTTGTTCTCAAGTCCTAAAATAGATGTATTCAATTATTAACGATGTAATCTTTTTTCAACATCTTCTACAATGTCTTGTACGGAGTTGCCTTCAACGCTTACCACGGGGAAGTCGAATTGGTCGATGTTGACATCGCTCAAGGCACGTACTACGCCCATATCATAGCCGCTTACATGTTCATCACTTGCGAACATCTTCACTTCATGTCCTTTTTCCTCTAATGCTTGTTTAATGTCTTCAAATGGTACTTCTACCGCTATTTTCGCCATATCCTATTCCTCCTCCGAATACTACATGTATTCGATTAATGTTTTATATTTTCCCGCTCTTACATAAATCAAACATGACTTATTATGGCATGTTTATAAAACAGTAATACCAAAACGATTGATTTCGCGGAAAATGGGTATTTTACTGTTAGAGCTATTGAATCATTAGAAGAACTTATAGAAGGAGTCGACACGATATGTTCGGTTTAGCGGATCTCCTTAGCTTGGTCATTTCAAGTTTTATCATTCTACCTGCCGTTACGTTTATAAGGGAAGCTGGTTATTTTATAATTAGTGGTCTATTCGGTGTGAAAAATGCCAGACTCACTATTGGATCTGGACCCAGGCTTTTTAAATTTGGTGTTTTAGATATACGAAAATATTATCATGTAAATAGCTGGTTTTCTTTTGATTCAGTAAAGAGAAAAAGTAATTTCGCGTATATATGTATATATGCTGGGCCGATTTTGATTAACGTGATCGTGGCAGTCACAATAAATGCGCTGATTGCAAATGGCTTTCTTGAAGAGTCTAAAACATTTTGGAGCCGTTTTATATTCTACGCCTTCTATTTCGTTTTATTTGACTCCATTCCAATGAAAACCGTAAATGGTAAACCGAATAACGGTATGATTATTTATGAACTTGTACGATATGGCAAACGCATCGATTTCAATGAAGAGCCCCTGATTGTCGGGACAACAGAAGCAGAAGAAATGTATCAGGAAGAAATGGAGAAAATTGAAAAAGTAAAGGAAGAAATTAAAGAAGAGATCATAAAAAATGATAGCGTCCCTCCTGACAAGAAAGGATGAGTTGATGATTGTACGTGAACACGAGAAAACATTTAGCTTTGTGCAACAACATCATCATGGACACCTAGCCGGTGAATTAATGAAACACTGGAAAAAGGATATGTTTCCTGAAGATCAATGGCGTCATTCCGTATTGACTGCCATTCGTAACCACGACATCGGCTGGGCTCCTTTTGATAAACAGCCTTTTTGGAATGATGCGAAGTCGGTACCTTTTCGATTCACTGACTTCCCACTTCTCCCTAAAACAGTACTTTATCGTCAAGGAATCGATGATGTAGAAAAGATTGACCACTATGCAGCTATGCTTTGTAGTCTTCATTATGAACAGTTTATACAGAGTAATAACGAAAAAGAAGCTAAGCTATTTATCGAGGGAGAACAGAATCGTCGTGAACGATTGTATAAAGAAATCGAGGATTTTGATAAGGAATTATTTGAAAAGCATTTTGCCTTGCTTCAGCTTGGAGATAACTTTTCTTTATATTGTTGTGTGAATGATCCAGGTGTCGCCAAAGCGAATGAACATATATTCTTTCGCGACGGCATTCCTTCAACAGGCATTTTCCCTGCATTACCGATAGGACGAATTGGGATCTATTTTGCAGATCAGCACACTATTAAGGTGGAAAATTATCCATTTAGCTATTCATTTGACGTTGAAGTAAAGCAAAAGACTGTTTTGAAAAAAGACATTGAGGATCAAGGATTGCTAGTAGCTTATGAAGAGGCAGATTATGAATTGATTCCTTTTCATATTACGCCGGCAAATAAATAAAAAATGCAGAAAGAGGAAATGTTTTCCCCTTTCTGCACTCCATTATTGCTTTACACGTACTTTACTAGCAAGTTCTTTCAACGCTTCCACTTTATCCGTCTGCTCCCATGGCAATTCGATATCCGTGCGGCCAAAGTGACCGTACGCTGCTGTTTGTTTGTAGATTGGACGACGTAGGTCGAGCATTTTAATAATGCCTGCCGGACGAAGGTCAAACAATTCACGTACGAACTCCACTAATTGTGTTTCGGATAGTTTACCTGTGTCGAATGTGTTGATCGAGATAGAAACTGGGCTTGCTACACCAATCGCATATGCCAACTGGACCTCACAGTGCTCAGCTAGTCCAGCTGCCACGATGTTCTTAGCTACGTAACGAGCTGCATAAGAAGCGGAACGATCCACTTTTGTAGCATCTTTACCTGAGAACGCTCCCCCACCATGTCGTGCATAACCACCGTACGTATCAACGATGATTTTACGTCCAGTTAGACCGGAGTCTCCTTGAGGACCACCAACGACGAAGCTGCCGGTAGGGTTAATGAAGTATTTCGTATGCTCGTCCAACAAGTTTTTGGGAACGACTGCATCGATGACTACTTCTTTAATATCTTTCTCGATTTGTTTGAGTGTAGCTTCAGGATGATGTTGTGTGGAAATAACAATCGTGTCAATTCGCACTGGATTATTATCCTGATCATACTCTACTGTTACTTGTGTTTTGCCATCAGGACGCAAATAAGGAATTAGTTCTTCCTTACGTGCTTCTGCTAAACGTCGTGCCAATTTATGAGAAAGACTAATTGGTAAAGGCATAAGTTCCGGTGTTTCATTACATGCATATCCGAACATTAAACCTTGGTCACCTGCTCCGATGTCATCTATGTCTTCATCTGTCATAGACCCTTCACGCGCTTCAAGTGCCACGTTGACACTAGCAGCAATTTCAGGTGATTGCTCATCAATAGATGTAAGTACAGCAGATGTTTCGTAATCAAAGCCGTATTTCGCACGAACATATCCAATTTCCTTTACAGTATCGCGAACTACTTTTGGAATATCCACGTACGTTGTCGTAGTGATTTCTCCCATTACTAATACGAGTCCAGTCGTGATACTCGTTTCACATGCCACACGCGCATTTGGATCCTCGGTTAGGATCGCATCTAAAATTGCGTCTGAAATTTGGTCGCACATCTTGTCTGGATGGCCTTCTGTAACTGATTCTGATGTAAACAGTCGACGGTTTGTCATTTTGTTTCCCCCTATATTAAGCATCATGATACGGTACTCTCATAAGTCCCTGGTAAAGTTCCACGCCTAGACGTCAAGCATATACCATAAGGATTCAGGGCTAGACAATATAAAAAGCCCTTCACTCACATTCAATCCATGAGTAAAAGGCAAAATTTCACGCGCAGCACCTTTCACTCTTATCGTCCAAGGAATTAAACCTTGCTTCAGGTTTGGCACCTTCGCGCTAGACTACTGTCTATTGCAGGTTGCCGGGTTTCACAGGGCCTGTACCCTCCACCAACTCGGGATAAGAGTATCCGTTCATGTCACATCTTATTAAAAAGTTTGGATTTTGTCAATTTTTTTATTCTAAATCACTTGAGTTTTCCATTAGTATAGATTAATATTCTTAATGTGTTATACTATTTACGAATTAGGATATTCTTATCAAGATAAATAAATCGACTACGCAAAGGACGGTATGTAAATATGATATCTGCAAAAATTGATGATAGTTTAAAAAGTCTTCTTAGTGGAAGCAACGTGACGATCCAAGCGTCTGTAGCAGAATTAACGGAAAAAGCAGCAGCAAGAGGCGAAGCTAAACTTTCAGCAGACGGCGCAATTACTGCACGTACAGGCAAGTACACAGGACGCTCACCTAAGGACAAATTCATCGTTGAAGATGCAGTGTCTAAGGATAAAGTAGATTGGGGTAGCACGAACAGCCCAATTTCAGAAGAGATCTTTGATTCATTATACACGAAAGTCATTGATCATTTGAAGGAAAAAGACGAGCTCTTCGTTTTTAAAGGATTTGCAGGCGCGGATAAAGACTCCCAGTTGTCTATCCAAGTAATCAATGAATTAGCTTGGCAGAACCTATTCGTTCACCAGCTATTCATCCGTCCAACAGAAGAAGAATTACAAGCACACGAATCGCAATTCACAATTTTGGCTGCCCCTTCATTCAAAGCGGATCCAAAAGTGGATGGCACTAATTCGGAAACTTTCATCATCGTATCACTCGAGAAACGTATTGTTTTGATCGGTGGAACAGAGTACGCAGGAGAAATGAAAAAATCTATTTTCTCTGTTATGAACTTCTTGCTACCTGAACAAGGTATTCTTTCTATGCACTGTTCAGCAAACGTAGGTGAAGAAGGTGACGTTGCTTTGTTCTTCGGACTTTCTGGAACAGGTAAAACTACTCTTTCAGCAGATGCTAACCGTAAACTAATCGGAGACGATGAGCATGGCTGGTCTGATAACGGCGTATTTAACATTGAAGGTGGATGTTACGCAAAATGTATCAATCTTTCTGCAGAAAAAGAACCTGAAATTTTCGGAGCAATCCGTTTCGGTGCAGTTTTAGAAAACGTTGTATTGGATGAAGTAACGCGCATTCCAGATTATGATGATAAATCATTGACAGAAAACACACGTGCCGCTTACCCTATCGAAAATATCGATAACATCGTGACACCGTCTGTTGCTGGTCATCCTAAGAATATTATCTTCCTAACTGCTGACGCTTCCGGAGTATTGCCTCCGATCTCGATCCTTACAAAAGAACAGGCAATGTACCACTTCTTGAGCGGTTTCACTTCCAAGCTTGCTGGAACTGAGCGTGGAATTACTGCTCCTGAACCAACATTCTCTACTTGCTTCGGCTCACCATTCTTACCACTTCCTGCTGCAACATACGCAGAGATGCTTGGCAAGAAGATCGATGAGCACGGCTCAAAAGTATTCCTTGTGAATACAGGTTGGACTGGCGGAATCTACGGTGTAGGTTCACGTATGAACTTAGGCTATACACGTTCAATGGTACGCGCTGCAATCGCTGGTAAATTAGATAATGTAGAAACAAAGAAGAACGAAATCTTCGGATTGAATATGCCGCTTGAAATCGAAGGTGTACCGAGTAATGTTCTACACCCTCGTTATGCTTGGGAAGATCCGAACGAATACGATAAAGAAGCAAATCGCTTAGCTGATGCTTTCCGTGAGAACTTCAAGAAGTTCAGCCACGTTTCAGAGGACATCGCAATCAAAGGTGGACCACCTGTTATTAAGTAATGATAGTTGAAAGAGGCTGACCCAGAATTCTGGGTCAGCCTCTTTTTTGGTTTTTAATTTGACGAGCATTGTAAGTGGGGCGATGGATGGCTTCCGCCTGCGTTAGATGATGTGTAGGGCAGTTCAGATAGTTGTTTTTCGAGTGCGCGGATTATTTGTTCATACAAGTAAGTAGGATACGATGTTAGGTAGCTGTTTTGCGAACCCTTACTCTTCCTTGTTTTATGCAAAAGTAGTGATTTGACTGGCAAAGTAAGTGGGGCGGTCATTGGCCCCACTTCGGCGGTGGTGGATGGCTTCCGCAATGAGCCAGACAGGAAGTTCGCCTGACTGTCTCATTACTACGCCTACCACGTGCAGCCGCCTACGTTAGATTATGTGTAGGACAGTTCAGATACTTGTTTTGCGAGAATAGAAACTAGTACTACCCCGTCACTGGTTGTCTTCTTTTATAAACCACAACCTGACTTGTTAAGCACTTAGTAGCGCAGGCACAACTGCGGGGTAGGCCGTGGCCATGAGACAGCTAGCAGCTCCACCGCTAGTTGGCTCATGGCTGGAGGCAATCCCCCACGTGCCTGTGCGGGTCCAAAGCACGACCCTCACCACTTTCCATGCATAAACCAATGTCGAGCAACGATCCTCTGATCTTCATCATTTATAAACCACAACCTGACTTGGTAAGTACTCAGTAGTGCAGGCACAACTGCGGGGTAGGCCGTGGCCATGAGACAGCTAGCAGCTCCACCG
It encodes the following:
- a CDS encoding Fur-regulated basic protein FbpA, with translation MKTNKKVSESKRDKMIEELVSNGVFKIDGKQLYELPLQLLKQEYEAFGQTDIQM
- a CDS encoding MFS transporter; the protein is MNRMLKPTIISISMATVMAGAAISPALGLIAANFPEASPVIIKLILTAPSLLIIPFTFISSWLTSRIPKRTVALIGLFIYVLAGVGAQFTNTIEMLLAFRFVLGAGVGLVMPLGITLISDHFRGREQVKMMGYNSAFSNFGGIITMMLAGYLAAISWRAPFNVYLMGVVIFILVFIFLPKDTPLKQDKSVEKRKMPLTVFGYAAASAGIMLVYYSVATNMALYLEQSNIGGSALAGTVISFTTVGGMITSLTLIQLQDILKSYIMPISIFLMGIAFTGLALSHSVPLILACTCVIGFGQGILFPMINVKALSLVNPLHSDRVIAIVSSSIFIGQFSSPLILDGIAKLAGFPTIRFQYSVIGIALGISVLLIILYKILRKSKVSTIEA
- a CDS encoding TetR/AcrR family transcriptional regulator → MSSRTSEKFKELRDNRQQQLKEAAIVLFGTKGYAATKISDITNKAEQSHGLFYHYFKSKEDLYVTVILELLTEFVHIVDKAEEKHDSPLKQLEWLTEATHSGSLRDGVHRHILIMQALYSDYLTQEVKEEIVEKYRFMVERIEHIIIKGQISEEFIEGDAEELAVYHLSLVHGLLLTNARKISPIKVSAEKVLRQLKRHPEQGDDQ
- a CDS encoding YkuS family protein — encoded protein: MAKIAVEVPFEDIKQALEEKGHEVKMFASDEHVSGYDMGVVRALSDVNIDQFDFPVVSVEGNSVQDIVEDVEKRLHR
- a CDS encoding DUF3891 family protein, coding for MIASLLTRKDELMIVREHEKTFSFVQQHHHGHLAGELMKHWKKDMFPEDQWRHSVLTAIRNHDIGWAPFDKQPFWNDAKSVPFRFTDFPLLPKTVLYRQGIDDVEKIDHYAAMLCSLHYEQFIQSNNEKEAKLFIEGEQNRRERLYKEIEDFDKELFEKHFALLQLGDNFSLYCCVNDPGVAKANEHIFFRDGIPSTGIFPALPIGRIGIYFADQHTIKVENYPFSYSFDVEVKQKTVLKKDIEDQGLLVAYEEADYELIPFHITPANK
- the metK gene encoding methionine adenosyltransferase, whose protein sequence is MTNRRLFTSESVTEGHPDKMCDQISDAILDAILTEDPNARVACETSITTGLVLVMGEITTTTYVDIPKVVRDTVKEIGYVRAKYGFDYETSAVLTSIDEQSPEIAASVNVALEAREGSMTDEDIDDIGAGDQGLMFGYACNETPELMPLPISLSHKLARRLAEARKEELIPYLRPDGKTQVTVEYDQDNNPVRIDTIVISTQHHPEATLKQIEKDIKEVVIDAVVPKNLLDEHTKYFINPTGSFVVGGPQGDSGLTGRKIIVDTYGGYARHGGGAFSGKDATKVDRSASYAARYVAKNIVAAGLAEHCEVQLAYAIGVASPVSISINTFDTGKLSETQLVEFVRELFDLRPAGIIKMLDLRRPIYKQTAAYGHFGRTDIELPWEQTDKVEALKELASKVRVKQ
- the pckA gene encoding phosphoenolpyruvate carboxykinase (ATP) — protein: MISAKIDDSLKSLLSGSNVTIQASVAELTEKAAARGEAKLSADGAITARTGKYTGRSPKDKFIVEDAVSKDKVDWGSTNSPISEEIFDSLYTKVIDHLKEKDELFVFKGFAGADKDSQLSIQVINELAWQNLFVHQLFIRPTEEELQAHESQFTILAAPSFKADPKVDGTNSETFIIVSLEKRIVLIGGTEYAGEMKKSIFSVMNFLLPEQGILSMHCSANVGEEGDVALFFGLSGTGKTTLSADANRKLIGDDEHGWSDNGVFNIEGGCYAKCINLSAEKEPEIFGAIRFGAVLENVVLDEVTRIPDYDDKSLTENTRAAYPIENIDNIVTPSVAGHPKNIIFLTADASGVLPPISILTKEQAMYHFLSGFTSKLAGTERGITAPEPTFSTCFGSPFLPLPAATYAEMLGKKIDEHGSKVFLVNTGWTGGIYGVGSRMNLGYTRSMVRAAIAGKLDNVETKKNEIFGLNMPLEIEGVPSNVLHPRYAWEDPNEYDKEANRLADAFRENFKKFSHVSEDIAIKGGPPVIK